Proteins encoded by one window of Arachis ipaensis cultivar K30076 chromosome B04, Araip1.1, whole genome shotgun sequence:
- the LOC107636663 gene encoding uncharacterized protein LOC107636663, which produces MGIWLIASLTRLSCENRCLGFSGVFLSFTDREPLSVFIGSSSTLSDVKNSILQKLGVFGSKWVKKLFYKIPIAVVSTGVKYDMFVLAVDEDIRVLFHCVRSFLEVKIHKLYAKLEVGVDSSGASAPVHSSTTTGGASSSMPMAGPSVSQQAFEADTGGGIIHEVQGFREPDRVENAMQDDDSDQEHVDIIGDSDDDTGPNPHAQHGPSSSSTQQYPPHFSTLNLEALGQQADGGATIGGSSIEFQIGQSFQNKDEAVLSVKDYSIRRGVEYRVLESDHLKYHGKCKEFGKGCSWLIRISLRARKGTWEVRRADAAVTIKVLQQATEADYGFRPSYRKVWMAKQKAVAQIYGDWEESYAELSPLNECAK; this is translated from the exons ATGGGCATATGGCTCATTGCCTCATTGACTCGTCTATCTTGCGAGAATCGGTGTCTGGGGTTTTCTGGTGTGTTCTTGAGT ttcactgacaGAGAACCGTTGAGTGTATTCATCGGTTCATCAAGCACTTTGTCAGATGTAAAGAACAGCATCTTGCAGAAGCTTGGGGTATTTGGAAGCAAGTGGGTGAAGAAGCTATTCTACAAGATTCCCATCGCAGTTGTGTCGACCGGTGTTAAGTATGATATGTTTGTGCTAGCGGTTGATGAAGATATTAGGGTTCTGTTTCATTGTGTTAGGAGTTTTCTGGAGGTCAAAATACACAAGTTGTATGCGAAGTTGGAGGTTGGTGTCGATAGTTCTGGGGCATCAGCTCCAGTTCATAGCTCGACTACCACAGGCGGTGCGTCTAGTTCGATGCCTATGGCCGGGCCATCTGTTTCGCAG CAGGCATTTGAGGCGGATACCGGTGGTGGCATAATTCATGAAGTACAAGGCTTCAGGGAACCTGATCGAGTAGAGAATGCAATGCAGGACGATGACTCTGATCAGGAGCATGTAGATATCATTGGGGATAGTGATGATGACACAGGTCCCAATCCACATGCACAGCACGGGCCTTCAAGTTCTAGCACACAGCAGTACCCTCCACACTTCTCCACTCTAAACTTGGAGGCTCTGGGTCAACAGGCGGACGGAGGTGCTACAATTGGGGGTTCTTCTATAGAATTTCAGATTGGGCAATCGTTCCAGAATAAAGATGAAGCTGTTCTGAGTGTGAAGGACTATAGCATCCGTCGAGGTGTTGAGTACCGAGTCTTGGAATCGGATCATCTGAAGTATCATGGAAAATGCAAGGAGTTCGGCAAGGGTTGTAGTTGGTTGATTCGCATATCGCTTCGTGCACGAAAGGGCACTTGGGAGGTTAGGAG GGCGGATGCTGCGGTTACGATAAAGGTCTTGCAACAAGCAACAGAAGCTGATTATGGGTTCCGGCCTAGTTACAGAAAGGTTTGGATGGCAAAACAGAAGGCAGTAGCACAAATATATGGAGACTGGGAAGAGTCGTATGCCGAATTGTCACCTCTCAACGAATGCGCCAAGTAG
- the LOC107639467 gene encoding metallothionein-like protein 2: protein MSSCCGGNCGCGSGCKCGNGCGGCKMYPDLSYTESSSTTESLVMGVAPAKAQFEGAEMGVPAENDACKCGPNCSCNPCTCK from the exons ATGTCGTCTTGCTGTGGAGGAAACTGTGGGTGCGGAAGCGGCTGCAAGTGCGGCAACGGCTGTGGAGG TTGCAAGATGTACCCAGATTTGAGCTACACCGAGAGCAGCAGCACAACAGAGTCATTGGTGATGGGAGTTGCGCCTGCCAAGGCCCAATTCGAGGGTGCTGAAATGGGTGTTCCAGCTGAGAACGATGCCTGTAAGTGTGGACCAAACTGCAGCTGCAACCCATGCACCTGCAAGTGA